The following proteins are encoded in a genomic region of Thermothielavioides terrestris NRRL 8126 chromosome 5, complete sequence:
- a CDS encoding glycoside hydrolase family 47 protein (CAZy_ID 269974): MNVRDPFNIRTGSLNRPPIATWKSNRSYNSPSNNPFPAPLHQIIRTAATATQSAAADLRDKAGEVVQSAQQVLAGAAAAALDTGGDHTDAVAEPQQERKQKHRTGAPYQLDRRQQQPQPRPDIDLEKQALPRKNKDKDKEKDKEKDMSFGVPRNVPSFTNPQRQNEDRLWAAATASSRQRATGGGVLGGVQSLFSPHHHGRASATALPMYKDKPYMYPPGGAGGYDEFHPESRNGRRMAPKGLGWIIIDSLDTLMLMNLTSRLTHAREWLSKSLTWDQDQDVNTFETTIRMLGGLLSAHYLSTEFPDLAPISDDDPGTPGEDLYLEKAKDLADRLMAAFTSPSGIPYASVNLGQYKGIPSHTDNGASSTAETTTLQLEFKYLAKLTGEKEFWDKAERVMQVVDDNGARDGLVPIYISAVTGKFQGENIRLGSRGDSYYEYLIKQYLQTNKKEPVYREMWQEALQGVRKHLVTYTEPSRFTIIGERPSGLGGDLLPKMDHLVCFMPGTIALAVTGGLTEKEAKKLPTWTKQDEADMQLARELMHTCWGMYKYMATGLAAEITYFKIARPPLPESAPHEAPAEFDPAPDAAWRRDYEVKPLDSHNLQRPETVESLFYMWRITGDPKYRDWGWDMFKSFMNHTAVDGGGGFTSLANANTVPPATRDNMESFWLAETLKYFYLLFSPDDLLPLDKVVFNTEAHPLPRFDMGPLFSTGWKRKPRDAEGKIIE, from the exons ATGAACGTCCGAGACCCCTTCAACATCCGCACTGGCAGCTTGAACCGGCCCCCGATCGCCACGTGGAAGAGCAACCGGAGCTACAACTCGCCGAGCAACAACCCTTTCCCTGCTCCGTTGCACCAAATAATCCGAACCGCTGCCACCGCGACCCAGTCCGCAGCCGCTGACCTCCGCGACAAGGCGGGAGAGGTAGTCCAGTCCGCGCAGCAGGTGCtcgccggggccgcggccgcagcgctCGACACCGGCGGCGACCACACCGACGCCGTAGCCGAACCGCAGCAGGAGCGGAAGCAGAAGCACAGGACAGGCGCTCCCTATCAACTCGATcgccgacagcagcagccgcaacccCGCCCGGACATTGACCTAGAAAAACAGGCCCTGCCCCGCAAGAAtaaggacaaggacaaggaaaAGGACAAAGAAAAGGACATGTCGTTTGGTGTGCCACGGAATGTGCCCTCCTTCACGAACCCGCAGCGCCAGAACGAAGACCGCCTCTGGGCAGCCGCCACCGCGTCCTCCCGCCAGcgcgccaccggcggcggcgtcctaGGCGGCGTGCAGAGCCTGTTCTCGccgcaccaccacggccgcgcctccgccaccgccctgcCCATGTACAAGGACAAGCCGTACATGTACCCGcccggcggggcggggg GCTATGATGAGTTCCACCCCGAGTCCAGGAACGGGAGGCGGATGGCGCCGAAGGGGCTGGGCTGGATCATCATCGACTCGCTCGACACGCTGATGCTGATGAACCTTACCAGCCGGCTGACGCACGCGCGGGAGTGGCTGTCTAAGTCGCTGACCTGGGACCAGGACCAGGACGTGAACACGTTCGAGACGACAATTCGGATGCTCGGAGGGTTGCTGTCAGCGCATTATCTGTCGACCGAGTTCCCCGACTTGGCGCCAATTTCGGACGACGACCCGGGGACCCCGGGGGAGGATCTGTACCTCGAAAAAGCAAAGGATCTAGCAGACCGGCTGATGGCGGCCTTCACCTCGCCGTCTGGGATCCCGTACGCCAGCGTCAACCTGGGGCAGTACAAGGGCATCCCCTCACACACCGACAATGGGGCGTCATCGACGGCCGAGACCACGACGCTGCAGTTGGAGTTCAAGTACCTCGCCAAGCTGACAGGCGAGAAGGAGTTCTGGGACAAGGCCGAGCGGGTGATGCAGGTCGTGGACGACAACGGTGCACGGGACGGCCTGGTGCCGATTTACATTTCGGCGGTGACGGGCAAGTTCCAGGGCGAAAACATCCggctcggcagccgcggcgacTCGTACTACGAATATCTGATCAAGCAGTATCTGCAAACCAACAAGAAAGAGCCCGTGTACCGGGAGATGTGGCAGGAGGCCCTGCAGGGCGTCAGGAAGCACCTCGTCACCTACACGGAGCCGTCTCGGTTCACCATCATCGGCGAGCGACCAagcgggctgggcggcgaccTCTTGCCCAAGATGGACCACCTCGTCTGCTTCATGCCGGGCACGATCGCGCTGGCGGTGACGGGCGGGCTGACGGAGAAAgaggccaagaagctgcCGACGTGGACCAagcaggacgaggccgacatGCAGCTGGCGCGCGAGCTGATGCACACGTGCTGGGGCATGTACAAGTACATGGCGACGGGCCTCGCGGCGGAGATCACGTATTTCAAGatcgcgcggccgccgctgcccgagtCGGCGCCGCACGAGgcgccggccgagttcgacccggcgccggacgcggcgtggcggcgcgACTACGAGGTCAAGCCGCTCGACAGCCACAACCTGCAGCGGCCCGAGACGGTGGAGAGCCTATTCTACATGTGGCGCATCACGGGCGACCCCAAGTACCGCGACTGGGGCTGGGACATGTTCAAGAGCTTCATGAACCACAcggccgtcgacggcggcggcggcttcacCAGCCTCGCCAACGCCAACACGGTCCCGCCGGCCACGCGCGACAACATGGAGAGCTTCTGGCTCGCCGAGACGCTCAAGTACTTCTACCTGCTGTTCTCGCCCGACgacctgctgccgctggacAAGGTGGTGTTCAACACCGAGGCGCATCCGCTGCCGCGCTTCGACATGGGGCCGCTGTTCTCGACCGGGTGGAAGAGGAAGCCGCGGGATGCGGAGGGGAAGATCATTGAGTAG